The following are encoded together in the Capsulimonas corticalis genome:
- a CDS encoding alpha-galactosidase: MKLWKRRFAGAVLLATGLVCPPSLDARAAGVADGAGGSVLMEDLDLRPMTTGWGIPMHGKSIEGKPLTIGGRTFTHGVGAHANSLAAFQLNGQCNRFLSTVGVDDEVGAGRGSIEFRITADGAVRWRSGVMRFGDPAKNVDLDLTGAKTLVLEILDCGDGTGYDHGDWADARFEMKAGQPTMTHDPRQIWISTAHTALVLLPGDDKKLNQIRYGAATNTAADAGNAPMEYYPPAGDGPVGEPALRVTHADGNTSTDLVFVSSTTKAIDSNVTQTQIELKDPEYPLFVTLFYKAYQKEDVIETWTEIRHEESKPVTLYNFASCSPVFAPGDYWLTQYHGDWANEMNVSETKLDSGVKILDSKYGMRTELARNPTFLLSAGGPSKEDSGEVIGGALAWSGNFQFAFEVDQRNRLRALCGMNPYASEYHLKPNTPFVTPSMIWSWSGSGKGELSRNFHRWGRAYGMRDGDKLRPTLLNNWEATFFDFDEKKLVSLFDGAKSLGMDLFLLDDGWFGNKYPRKDDTQGLGDWEVTHSKLPHGITYLADQAKARGIRFGIWVEPEMVNPKSELFEKHPDWVIRQPKRDLKFERNQLTLDLTRPAVREFAFHMVDDLLTQNPGISYIKWDCNRGVAQPGSPYLPANEQSHLWIEYVRALYDIFARLEARHPNVELMQCSSGGGRTDYGALRFAHEFWPSDNTNPDNRVMIQWAYSQFYPAIAQACHVTTAGSAGLKFAFDVAMSGRLGMDVDIDKLSPEDRRFAAAAVQTYDSLRDIVQFGDIYRLQSPLEGTRSTLMYVSDDKKRAVLFAYQMKDGDAPTVALQGLNPTGRYTIRERNLREGVASKLAQNGQTIDGETLMKTGLALPVSKTHDSVVVEVAEE, encoded by the coding sequence TTGAAATTATGGAAGCGCCGGTTCGCCGGCGCCGTCCTGCTCGCGACAGGCCTCGTCTGTCCGCCGAGTTTGGACGCGCGCGCTGCGGGCGTGGCCGATGGAGCGGGCGGCTCCGTCTTGATGGAAGACCTGGACCTGCGTCCAATGACAACGGGCTGGGGCATTCCGATGCACGGCAAATCGATCGAGGGGAAACCTCTCACAATCGGCGGCAGAACATTCACTCACGGCGTCGGAGCGCACGCAAACAGCCTCGCCGCGTTTCAATTGAATGGTCAGTGTAACCGGTTTCTTTCCACCGTCGGCGTGGACGACGAAGTGGGCGCGGGCCGGGGCTCGATCGAGTTTCGGATAACGGCGGATGGAGCCGTCCGCTGGAGAAGCGGCGTCATGCGATTTGGCGACCCCGCAAAGAACGTCGATCTCGATTTGACGGGAGCGAAGACGCTCGTATTGGAAATATTAGACTGCGGCGACGGAACTGGTTACGACCACGGCGACTGGGCCGACGCGCGCTTTGAGATGAAGGCAGGACAACCGACAATGACACACGATCCCCGTCAGATCTGGATCTCCACCGCCCACACGGCGCTGGTCCTCCTCCCTGGCGACGACAAGAAATTGAACCAGATTCGCTACGGCGCCGCGACGAACACCGCTGCGGACGCAGGCAACGCCCCGATGGAGTACTATCCTCCGGCGGGCGACGGTCCGGTCGGCGAGCCGGCCCTGCGCGTGACGCACGCGGACGGCAACACCTCGACCGATCTGGTGTTCGTCAGCTCCACGACCAAAGCGATCGATTCCAATGTCACACAGACGCAGATCGAGCTCAAGGATCCGGAGTATCCGCTCTTCGTGACGCTCTTCTATAAGGCCTATCAAAAAGAAGACGTCATTGAGACGTGGACCGAGATCCGCCACGAAGAGTCGAAGCCAGTCACGCTCTATAACTTCGCTTCTTGCAGCCCCGTCTTCGCGCCGGGCGATTACTGGCTGACCCAGTATCACGGCGACTGGGCCAACGAAATGAACGTTTCGGAGACGAAGCTGGACTCGGGCGTCAAGATCCTGGACAGCAAGTACGGCATGCGCACGGAACTGGCGCGAAACCCCACGTTCCTGCTCTCGGCCGGCGGCCCGTCGAAAGAAGATTCGGGGGAAGTGATCGGCGGCGCGCTCGCGTGGTCGGGCAACTTCCAGTTCGCCTTCGAGGTCGACCAGCGCAATCGGCTGCGCGCCCTGTGCGGCATGAACCCGTACGCGTCGGAATATCACCTTAAGCCCAATACTCCGTTCGTGACGCCGTCGATGATCTGGAGCTGGAGCGGCTCGGGCAAGGGAGAACTGAGCCGAAACTTCCATCGCTGGGGACGCGCGTACGGCATGCGCGACGGCGACAAGCTTCGCCCTACCCTGCTGAATAACTGGGAGGCGACCTTCTTCGACTTCGACGAGAAGAAGCTGGTCTCGCTGTTCGACGGCGCCAAATCGCTCGGCATGGACCTGTTCCTGCTGGACGACGGCTGGTTCGGCAACAAGTATCCACGCAAGGACGACACGCAGGGCCTGGGCGACTGGGAAGTCACGCACAGCAAGCTGCCGCACGGGATCACCTATCTGGCCGATCAGGCGAAGGCGCGCGGGATCCGTTTCGGCATCTGGGTGGAGCCGGAAATGGTGAACCCCAAGAGCGAGCTGTTTGAGAAGCACCCCGATTGGGTGATCCGCCAGCCCAAGCGCGATCTCAAGTTCGAGCGCAACCAGCTGACGCTGGATCTGACGCGTCCCGCCGTGCGCGAGTTCGCGTTCCACATGGTGGACGACCTGCTCACGCAGAACCCCGGTATCTCCTACATCAAGTGGGACTGCAACCGGGGCGTCGCGCAGCCGGGCTCGCCGTACCTGCCCGCCAACGAGCAGTCGCATCTATGGATTGAGTATGTCCGCGCGCTCTACGATATCTTCGCGCGCCTGGAGGCCCGGCACCCGAATGTCGAGCTGATGCAGTGCTCCTCCGGCGGCGGCCGCACGGATTACGGCGCGCTGCGCTTCGCCCATGAGTTCTGGCCCAGTGACAACACCAACCCGGACAACCGCGTGATGATCCAGTGGGCGTACTCGCAGTTCTATCCGGCCATCGCGCAGGCGTGCCATGTGACGACCGCCGGCTCGGCGGGCCTGAAGTTCGCCTTCGACGTCGCGATGAGCGGCCGCCTGGGCATGGATGTGGACATCGACAAGCTCTCACCGGAAGACCGCCGCTTCGCGGCCGCCGCCGTCCAGACCTACGATTCCCTGCGCGACATCGTTCAGTTCGGGGATATCTATCGATTGCAGTCGCCGCTGGAAGGAACGCGCTCGACGCTGATGTATGTCAGCGACGACAAAAAGCGCGCCGTCCTCTTCGCGTACCAGATGAAAGACGGCGACGCGCCCACGGTCGCGCTCCAGGGCCTGAACCCCACGGGCCGCTACACGATCCGCGAGCGCAACCTGCGCGAGGGCGTGGCATCCAAGCTGGCGCAGAACGGCCAGACGATCGACGGCGAGACGCTCATGAAGACGGGGCTGGCGCTGCCGGTGTCGAAGACACATGACAGCGTGGTGGTGGAGGTGGCGGAGGAATAG
- a CDS encoding glycoside hydrolase family 2 TIM barrel-domain containing protein — translation MAISSIAFSSTAFASSVTPARLPLPLPGDTPLPPDRLRAANPWNLPMNGLWKFQLTRGQVVDGRFARSSVDAIGFRVSGSQGGNTPENAFDGDPKTRWCAPNGDFPQWIQVDLKQERTVSAVNLLWERDTETYRCKVEGSADARVWTPLSQPSTAEGAGVGNGTLAITPRAVRYVRLTVLGTTGTGWASLYELGVQYKDDQGNLVTWRPGAPDLSPPPHADDFVQPDYDDRKWDNLQTPSNWEMAGYSIPTYDAVDDAVGQYRRWVTVPASWAGRKIIWRFDGAFNGAEIFVNGRKAGYHESGYTAFDVDLTGLVKPGQRNLFAVRLSKTTPSSECETGDYQSLGGIYRDTSLIAAPKTHVSDITVRTPLTNNYQDATLDASVSVEGEPGATVQLSGILTDAAGNPTSVRLSGTAQIGADGTGAVALSAPVTSPRLWSAEKPALYYVVLNLTQNGKSVERVEQRFGFRQVTIQDNVVLWNGKAIKTTGICRHDFWADKGFALTDKEWSQDLTMMKAANINAIRTSHYNHAARFLELCDEKGMYILDEVPFCWIDDHVKDPKFNAPLLSRAADTVGRDKNRACVLAWSLGNENPVGPNTQDVFDLVQKLDPTRPAFASGAGPWDVKGQPIRDTHYPGPDFFQHYIDVDSAKAPLVVTEHPHTFYSKEQQEYDPGISDLWSETLIKTWDILWKQPKILGSFIWEWQCQGIADKFPDHETEFYYGTDHMRQENNKGIVSAYRVPKPELWIVKNVYSPVVVGARTINPAGGVCTVPITNHYTFTDLSEITCRWTVLDGDKALKTGTLKLSCAPMQSTDASFPALDGMTALRLQFLRADGTEITSSRLLVTGTPSPAAPPALSSGATLATNDASDTLSVTNTLQSVVFDKHTGMIQKWTVNGRDLIASASVLNFGESKKARGDGFYRAPQPPATQNASVTAAAQSNGAVRVTVASQVVSKAGGDNLAKLTTVYDIQPNAEISVAWTLDWTAAATELWEAGLSIPVAPSLSEMRWSRDAYFTDYPKGNLGEPAGECHAGDTRFLASKSSLHWLTLTGADGAGVALLRGDTPLVGRARSASGGVTLLASSRIAASGPDDLSRSWMRDHEIEVGPGKPLTGAFVLRAVGK, via the coding sequence TTGGCCATTTCTTCCATTGCATTTTCCTCCACCGCATTTGCGTCATCGGTGACGCCCGCGCGTCTTCCGCTGCCGCTTCCGGGAGATACTCCTCTTCCGCCCGACCGGCTGCGCGCCGCCAACCCCTGGAATTTGCCGATGAACGGCCTTTGGAAATTTCAGCTGACGCGCGGGCAGGTCGTGGACGGTCGTTTCGCGCGGTCGTCGGTCGACGCCATCGGCTTCCGCGTTTCCGGCAGCCAGGGCGGCAACACGCCGGAGAACGCCTTTGACGGAGATCCGAAAACGCGCTGGTGCGCCCCGAACGGCGACTTCCCGCAATGGATCCAGGTCGATCTGAAGCAGGAGCGGACTGTCAGCGCCGTGAATTTGCTCTGGGAGCGCGATACGGAAACGTATCGATGCAAGGTGGAGGGCAGCGCGGATGCGCGCGTCTGGACGCCGCTGTCGCAGCCTTCCACGGCGGAAGGCGCCGGCGTGGGAAATGGGACGCTGGCGATCACGCCGCGCGCCGTGCGATACGTGCGCCTGACAGTGCTTGGGACCACGGGGACCGGCTGGGCTTCCCTATACGAGCTGGGAGTCCAGTACAAAGACGACCAGGGAAACCTGGTGACCTGGCGGCCTGGCGCGCCGGATCTGTCGCCCCCGCCGCACGCCGACGATTTCGTGCAGCCCGACTACGACGATCGAAAGTGGGACAATCTTCAAACGCCGTCCAACTGGGAAATGGCCGGATATTCGATCCCCACCTACGACGCCGTGGACGACGCCGTGGGACAGTACCGGCGCTGGGTGACCGTCCCCGCGTCCTGGGCGGGACGCAAGATCATCTGGCGGTTCGACGGCGCGTTCAACGGCGCCGAGATCTTCGTCAACGGCCGCAAGGCCGGCTATCACGAAAGCGGCTATACGGCGTTTGACGTCGATCTGACCGGTCTGGTGAAGCCCGGCCAGCGCAACCTGTTCGCCGTGCGCCTCAGCAAGACCACGCCGTCTTCCGAGTGCGAAACGGGCGACTATCAGTCCCTCGGCGGCATCTACCGGGATACATCGCTGATTGCCGCGCCCAAAACCCACGTCTCCGATATTACCGTGCGGACGCCTCTGACCAACAACTACCAGGACGCCACTCTGGACGCCTCGGTGAGCGTCGAGGGCGAGCCGGGCGCCACGGTGCAGTTATCCGGAATCCTGACCGACGCCGCCGGCAACCCAACTTCGGTGCGCCTCTCCGGAACGGCGCAGATTGGGGCCGACGGAACGGGCGCCGTGGCGCTGTCCGCGCCGGTCACAAGCCCGCGTCTCTGGTCGGCCGAGAAGCCGGCGCTCTACTATGTGGTCCTGAACCTCACCCAGAACGGCAAGAGCGTCGAGCGCGTCGAACAGCGCTTTGGGTTCCGTCAGGTCACGATTCAGGACAACGTCGTGCTCTGGAACGGCAAGGCGATCAAGACGACCGGGATTTGCCGCCACGACTTCTGGGCGGACAAGGGGTTCGCGCTGACCGACAAAGAGTGGAGCCAAGACCTGACGATGATGAAGGCGGCGAACATCAACGCCATCCGGACCTCGCACTACAACCATGCGGCGCGATTTTTGGAGCTCTGCGATGAGAAGGGGATGTATATCCTCGACGAAGTCCCGTTCTGCTGGATCGACGACCATGTGAAGGACCCCAAGTTCAACGCGCCCCTGCTGTCGCGCGCCGCGGACACGGTCGGCCGGGATAAGAACCGCGCCTGTGTGCTGGCGTGGAGCCTGGGCAACGAGAACCCGGTCGGGCCGAATACCCAGGATGTTTTCGATCTTGTCCAGAAGCTCGATCCGACACGCCCCGCCTTCGCCTCCGGCGCGGGACCGTGGGATGTCAAAGGACAGCCGATTCGCGACACGCATTATCCCGGCCCGGACTTCTTCCAGCATTACATTGACGTGGATTCCGCCAAAGCGCCGCTTGTCGTCACCGAGCACCCGCATACCTTCTACTCGAAAGAGCAGCAGGAGTACGATCCCGGCATTTCCGATCTCTGGTCGGAAACGCTGATCAAGACCTGGGATATCCTCTGGAAGCAGCCGAAGATCCTGGGATCGTTCATCTGGGAGTGGCAGTGTCAGGGAATCGCGGACAAATTCCCCGACCACGAGACCGAGTTCTATTACGGAACCGACCACATGCGTCAGGAGAACAACAAGGGGATCGTCTCCGCCTACCGCGTTCCCAAACCGGAGTTGTGGATCGTCAAGAACGTGTACAGCCCCGTCGTCGTCGGAGCGCGCACGATCAATCCCGCCGGAGGCGTATGCACGGTTCCGATCACGAACCATTACACCTTCACGGATCTCAGTGAAATCACCTGCCGCTGGACGGTGCTGGACGGCGACAAGGCCCTCAAGACGGGAACCCTCAAGCTCTCGTGCGCGCCGATGCAGTCGACCGATGCAAGCTTCCCGGCGCTGGACGGCATGACCGCCCTGCGCCTGCAATTCCTGCGCGCCGATGGAACGGAGATCACATCCTCGCGCCTCCTCGTGACTGGGACGCCCAGCCCCGCCGCTCCGCCGGCGCTCAGCAGCGGCGCGACGCTCGCCACAAACGACGCTTCGGACACGCTCAGCGTCACGAATACGCTCCAGAGCGTCGTCTTCGACAAGCACACCGGCATGATCCAGAAATGGACCGTAAACGGCCGCGATCTGATCGCGTCCGCTTCGGTTCTGAACTTCGGAGAATCCAAAAAGGCGCGCGGCGACGGCTTCTACCGCGCTCCGCAGCCGCCGGCGACGCAGAATGCTTCCGTGACTGCGGCCGCGCAGTCAAACGGCGCCGTGCGCGTGACGGTCGCCTCGCAGGTCGTCTCCAAGGCCGGCGGCGACAATCTCGCCAAGCTGACGACGGTCTACGACATCCAGCCGAACGCCGAGATCTCCGTCGCCTGGACCCTGGACTGGACGGCCGCCGCCACCGAGCTCTGGGAAGCGGGCCTCAGCATCCCGGTCGCGCCCTCCCTGTCGGAAATGCGCTGGAGCCGCGATGCGTACTTCACGGATTATCCGAAGGGAAATTTGGGTGAGCCGGCGGGCGAATGCCATGCCGGGGACACGCGGTTCCTCGCGTCCAAGTCGAGCCTGCACTGGCTGACCCTGACGGGAGCCGACGGCGCGGGCGTCGCCCTGCTGCGCGGCGACACGCCCCTCGTCGGCCGCGCCCGCTCCGCCTCAGGCGGCGTCACGCTGCTCGCAAGCTCCCGAATCGCGGCGTCCGGCCCGGACGATCTGAGCCGGTCGTGGATGCGAGATCACGAGATCGAAGTCGGACCAGGGAAACCCCTGACCGGAGCGTTCGTGCTGCGCGCGGTAGGAAAGTAG
- a CDS encoding GntR family transcriptional regulator, producing the protein MNTAIPSGPPALTRGALRATATLRERIASGFYGTGDWLPTERALAEDLGVHRRVIRAAIDELVREGMISQKPHCRPVVGRPAETRMSTPDKEGPALPASNLIALIMWHGGGRLERAGTAQARIFWGVNDQLAEAGYHAVFLDLGRNPGAEEENALREAAHLNYAVNHGFGGVIFYPYAYRSNRTLVKWVSQHIPLITIDRVVSGVETNFVGVNNYQAMFEMTTQLLRQGHRRVAYITKNEPIHPVQDRLQGYIAAVRAAGAPQMVVSIPSTDNPEEPWRIVDAVFRLPEGERPTAAACFNDYTAVKLAEYLQRLGLSIPKDVALSGFDDIIQALPSGLGLTTVAQPYEEIGQRAAQLLLRRLDNPSIPAEFIEMPAQISLRESTPELTPGAD; encoded by the coding sequence TTGAACACTGCGATTCCCTCTGGTCCGCCCGCATTGACACGCGGAGCTCTGCGGGCGACAGCGACCTTGCGCGAGCGCATCGCGTCGGGTTTTTATGGGACCGGAGATTGGCTGCCGACGGAGCGCGCGCTCGCGGAGGATCTCGGCGTCCACCGCCGTGTCATCCGCGCGGCGATTGACGAGCTGGTGCGCGAGGGGATGATCTCGCAGAAACCGCATTGCCGCCCCGTGGTCGGCCGGCCGGCAGAGACACGAATGTCGACGCCGGACAAGGAAGGCCCCGCGCTTCCCGCGTCCAATTTGATCGCGCTGATCATGTGGCATGGCGGCGGCCGCCTGGAGCGCGCCGGCACGGCGCAGGCTCGGATCTTCTGGGGCGTCAACGATCAGCTTGCCGAAGCCGGTTATCACGCCGTCTTCCTGGATCTGGGACGCAATCCCGGCGCCGAAGAGGAGAACGCGCTCCGCGAAGCCGCGCATCTCAATTACGCGGTGAATCATGGTTTCGGCGGCGTCATCTTCTACCCCTACGCCTATCGCAGCAATCGTACGCTGGTCAAATGGGTCAGCCAGCATATCCCCCTGATCACGATCGACCGGGTCGTCAGCGGCGTCGAGACAAATTTCGTCGGAGTGAACAACTACCAGGCGATGTTCGAGATGACCACACAGCTTTTGCGTCAGGGGCATCGCCGCGTCGCGTATATCACGAAGAACGAGCCGATTCATCCCGTACAGGACCGCCTCCAAGGATACATTGCCGCCGTGCGCGCCGCCGGCGCGCCCCAGATGGTCGTATCGATTCCCTCTACCGACAATCCGGAGGAGCCATGGCGGATCGTCGACGCCGTGTTCCGCCTGCCCGAAGGCGAGCGCCCCACGGCGGCGGCGTGCTTCAACGACTACACGGCCGTGAAGCTGGCCGAATATCTTCAGCGTCTCGGCCTTTCGATCCCCAAAGACGTCGCCCTATCGGGGTTCGACGACATTATCCAGGCGCTGCCCAGCGGCCTGGGCCTGACGACGGTGGCGCAGCCCTACGAAGAGATCGGCCAGCGCGCGGCGCAGCTGCTGCTCCGCCGTCTCGACAATCCCTCCATTCCCGCCGAATTCATCGAAATGCCCGCCCAAATCTCGCTGCGCGAAAGCACCCCCGAACTCACTCCCGGCGCGGATTGA
- a CDS encoding GntR family transcriptional regulator, producing MNIKTFDATSTTAAPPTLTRGSLRATATLRERIESGFYSTGEFLPTERALAEDLSVHRRVIRAAIDELVREGMISQKPHCRPVVGQPGEDTQATGAAVARPKSTLPSSSLVALIMWHGAGGLERAGTAQARIFWSVNDQLAEAGYHAVFLDLSRRPEGEETAEREAAYLHYALDHGFGGVIFYPYTYRTNRDLVKQISQRIPVVLLDRTVGGDDVNFVGVNNYQAMFEMTSHLLRQGHRRIAYVTENDPIHPVQERMHGYIEAVRGAGAAELVVTTPLGGDKDDPWPIFEAVFRLPEGERPTAAVCVNDYSALHVASRLSTLGLSVPDDVAISGFDDVVPALPGGLGLTTMAQPFEEIGVRAAQLLLRHLENPSTTAEFIELPARMTIRESTPEPNFNPAS from the coding sequence ATGAACATCAAGACGTTTGACGCTACCAGCACCACAGCCGCTCCGCCCACGCTCACGCGGGGATCTTTGCGGGCGACCGCGACTTTGCGCGAGCGCATCGAATCCGGCTTTTACAGCACCGGCGAATTCCTGCCGACAGAGCGCGCTCTCGCGGAGGACCTCAGCGTCCACCGCCGTGTCATCCGCGCGGCGATCGACGAGCTGGTGCGCGAGGGAATGATCTCGCAGAAACCGCATTGCCGCCCTGTGGTCGGGCAGCCAGGCGAAGACACGCAGGCGACCGGCGCCGCAGTCGCACGCCCTAAGTCCACCCTGCCCTCCTCCAGTTTGGTCGCCTTGATTATGTGGCATGGCGCCGGCGGCTTGGAGCGCGCCGGCACGGCGCAGGCTCGGATCTTCTGGAGCGTCAACGATCAGCTCGCCGAAGCCGGTTATCACGCCGTTTTTCTCGATTTAAGCCGCCGCCCCGAGGGCGAGGAAACAGCGGAGCGCGAGGCCGCTTATCTCCATTACGCGCTGGACCACGGGTTTGGCGGCGTCATTTTCTATCCTTACACGTATCGTACGAACCGCGACCTGGTGAAGCAGATCAGCCAGCGCATTCCAGTCGTTCTGCTCGACCGCACGGTCGGCGGCGATGACGTGAACTTCGTCGGGGTGAACAACTACCAGGCGATGTTCGAGATGACCTCCCACTTGCTGCGTCAGGGGCATCGACGCATCGCCTATGTTACGGAAAACGATCCGATCCATCCCGTGCAGGAGCGGATGCACGGATATATCGAAGCCGTACGCGGCGCCGGAGCGGCCGAACTGGTTGTCACGACCCCGCTGGGCGGCGACAAAGACGATCCCTGGCCGATCTTCGAAGCCGTGTTCCGCCTGCCCGAGGGCGAGCGCCCCACGGCGGCGGTGTGCGTCAACGACTACAGCGCCCTCCATGTCGCCTCACGGTTAAGCACTCTGGGCCTGTCGGTTCCGGACGATGTCGCCATTTCCGGCTTCGACGATGTCGTGCCAGCGCTGCCTGGCGGCCTGGGCCTGACGACGATGGCGCAGCCCTTCGAGGAGATTGGCGTCCGGGCCGCGCAGCTGCTGCTCCGCCATCTCGAAAACCCATCCACTACAGCCGAGTTCATTGAACTCCCAGCTCGTATGACCATCCGCGAAAGCACCCCCGAGCCTAATTTCAATCCGGCGAGCTAA
- a CDS encoding type II secretion system protein — translation MKKTSVQSGFTLIELLVVIAIIAILASILFPVFASARSKAREIATLSNLKQLGLATAQYQQDYDGASVPFQQWSGPSFFAWGILLQPYLKSTSVCFDVQRTVPYVQIDPGGQWGWSTTLAANRWGYTSDANGPGGTVFPDQLVSPSTRAAFLTNGDPTAPTFAGHLYDMHWVDGARASCPDVNDYKNPGHWDYDHLYQGTKDYHRGYLPVLYADAHAKAVNISQYIGGDVSYGACEGKYVSPGVNAPNGAGTQASKLQEFWGRWWTYPRDK, via the coding sequence ATGAAGAAGACATCCGTCCAATCAGGCTTTACTCTCATTGAGCTGCTCGTTGTTATCGCTATTATTGCGATTCTTGCATCGATTCTCTTCCCTGTCTTCGCCTCGGCGCGGAGCAAGGCCCGAGAAATCGCGACGCTTTCCAACCTCAAACAACTGGGACTGGCGACGGCGCAGTACCAGCAGGATTACGACGGCGCCAGCGTCCCCTTCCAGCAGTGGTCCGGACCGTCGTTCTTTGCCTGGGGCATCCTGCTGCAGCCCTATCTGAAATCGACCAGCGTTTGCTTCGACGTCCAGCGCACCGTTCCTTACGTCCAGATCGACCCAGGCGGCCAGTGGGGATGGAGCACCACCCTGGCGGCCAATCGCTGGGGCTACACCTCGGACGCGAATGGTCCCGGCGGGACGGTCTTCCCGGATCAGCTGGTGAGCCCGTCCACGCGCGCGGCGTTCTTGACCAACGGCGACCCGACAGCCCCGACGTTCGCCGGCCATCTTTATGATATGCACTGGGTTGATGGGGCGCGCGCATCCTGCCCGGATGTCAACGATTACAAGAACCCCGGCCACTGGGACTACGACCATCTTTATCAGGGAACCAAGGACTACCACCGAGGCTACCTGCCCGTACTCTACGCGGACGCGCACGCCAAGGCCGTCAACATCTCCCAGTACATCGGCGGGGATGTATCCTACGGCGCCTGTGAGGGCAAATATGTCTCTCCCGGCGTGAATGCTCCTAACGGCGCGGGCACGCAGGCGTCCAAGCTTCAGGAGTTCTGGGGCCGCTGGTGGACCTACCCGCGCGACAAGTAG
- a CDS encoding DUF1559 domain-containing protein, with the protein MKKKSLQSGFTLIELLVVIAIIAILAAILFPVFAKAREKARQISCASNERQLGLGIMQYVQDNDETFPAGNQGHSGAGWATNIFPYTKSAGLYHCPDDSNSGGIESYGINQNLTGGGDGTRKSSMTLAGLSAPTSTILLAETTQYSNSIPVPGTVPDEWYSPAINGLAWNGNNPGTPGAPVQNIESPANTNLAYGFAGGQTGGGQIGRHTDAANWLLSDGHVKYIRPTRVSIGYNALQSTNDQTTVAGTGNITTGSAAGTGFTGNSSITGAPFDITYSAI; encoded by the coding sequence ATGAAAAAGAAATCCTTACAGTCAGGCTTTACTTTGATCGAACTGCTCGTTGTTATCGCTATCATCGCGATTCTCGCCGCAATTCTTTTCCCCGTCTTCGCCAAGGCCCGCGAAAAGGCCCGCCAGATCTCCTGCGCCTCCAACGAGCGACAGCTCGGACTTGGCATTATGCAGTATGTACAGGACAACGACGAAACTTTCCCCGCCGGCAACCAGGGGCATTCGGGAGCAGGATGGGCGACGAACATCTTCCCTTACACAAAGAGCGCTGGTCTCTATCATTGCCCCGATGACTCCAACAGCGGCGGCATCGAAAGCTATGGCATCAATCAGAATCTCACCGGGGGTGGCGATGGAACTCGCAAATCCTCAATGACCCTCGCGGGCTTAAGCGCGCCGACAAGCACGATCCTTCTTGCTGAGACAACGCAGTACAGCAACTCTATCCCGGTTCCCGGAACGGTGCCGGACGAATGGTATAGCCCCGCTATCAACGGATTGGCCTGGAATGGCAACAACCCTGGCACGCCAGGAGCACCGGTGCAGAACATTGAATCCCCGGCCAACACGAATTTGGCTTACGGATTTGCGGGCGGACAGACCGGCGGAGGCCAAATAGGTCGTCATACCGATGCGGCGAACTGGCTTCTCTCGGACGGCCATGTCAAATACATCCGGCCGACGCGCGTATCCATTGGATATAACGCGCTTCAATCCACCAATGATCAGACCACCGTGGCGGGAACGGGCAACATCACAACAGGCAGCGCCGCCGGCACCGGCTTCACGGGCAACAGCAGCATCACCGGCGCGCCGTTTGACATTACTTATAGCGCCATCTAG